The window TCCTTGCCAGAAAGTCTCCACATAACGTATGCTTGGTCCGAGGGATTTGCCCTCTTGTCCTTCGCCCTACTAACAATAACAACATCACCTCTGTCATCTCTGGCAACGCCCAGAGGCTGGGAATACAAACCGGTGCGCTTTCCATCAGTGTTTAGCGTGATGCTCTTCTCTTCCGCAATACTCACTGTACCAGAATTATTCACTGAGTACACTTTGGCTATCACCGCCCTTGCGTGTGTGGCCACGCGCCCATTGGAGACCCCACGCTCAAGTGTCGCAAATACTACCTTGTGCGTTCCGCCCTCATCAAATGCCACAAATGCTGGTGGATAGTCAGAGGCATCTTGCAAGGCGATGGGGTGGCTATTGACTTTGACAGTCCCAACACCTTCACTGGAAAGAGCTTTAAAATGCAGATCGTACCCTTCACCGGCTGCCTCCACATAATACGCCGCAAAGGCGCGCGCCATTGCCCCAGAATCGCACATTTTTGCTACCCAAGAAATGCAGGCTGTCTGCCCCCTCACCCGGCATATGTTCGGGCTCTGCATCAATATCGCGTGCTGACACCACTGGTCGTTCCTGCTCATAGCTGCGTCCTATATGGCCGTACAAGCCCGGGTGCTCCTGCCTATCTTGTTGTAGCTTGTCACTGGCTCTACGCAGATTGCCGCCAACAACTTGCCACTCTTCTGGCAATTTCAAAGGCGTTTTTACCCCATGTTTAGCATCTATTGCAGGCGTCCCACCCGCTTCTGGGCCACTTTGATTATCAGTGGGCACGGCATCGTCACTCTGGTGTGGCGCTCCCTCTGCAACATTGGTCCCGTGTGTTACACCACTACTGCCCATGAGGAGTCCAGCTAACTTATTAAATTTCGGTTTCCACATCTTAAACAATCCTTAATATTTTAACAGGAGCATTAAAATATTAATTTTTCTACCAGAAATCAATCTATTTCGATGTGATCCTCACCTTATGGTCTCCACTCACCGGGACAACAGCACTCCTCACATACATAAAATTCCGTTGCGAGTACCGGTCGTTTTGCATATCATTCCGCCATCTCATGTGTGTTCGCGGACTCTATGGAAAGCTGTGACGTGGTAGTTGTGGGTAGCGGACCTGGTGGGTACATTGCCGCCATACGCGCTGCCCAACTTGGTTATAGCGTTACCGTGATTGAGAAGGAGGAAAGTCTGGGGGGGGTGTGCTTGAACTGGGGGTGCATTCCTACAAAATCACTACTAAAATCTGCGGAGATATACAGCACACTGCTTAAGGCAGACTCTTTCGGTGTGACAGTCAGCGGAAATGTAAGCGTAGACATTTCCAAGGTTGTGGCACGTTCCAGGGAGGCCGTAAGTAAGCTTGGGCACGGTGTTGCTGGGCTAATGAAGAAGCACGGCATCAGAGTGCTCATGGGCTTCGCTCAGGTGTTGGGCGGAGGAAAAGTGGCAATTGCGCAGGAAGGTGAGCCTTTGACGCTCACAGCAAAGCACATAATACTAGCTACAGGGGCAAGTGCTAGGCCAGTTCCCGGATTGGATGAGAAAATGTTGTGGATGGCTAGGGATGCTATGCTCCCTAAATGCCTACCGAAGTCTCTGCTGATTATCGGCAGCGGGGCTATAGGAATTGAGTTCGCAAGCTTCTACAGCCACATGGGTAGTAAAGTTACCATAGTGGAAATGCAAGATCGCATCCTGCCTTTGGAAGACAAGACAGTTTCAGAATCTATGCAGAAAATCCTGCAGGCACAGGGCATTGAAATCTTGACCGGGGGCTCCGTATGCTCACTCAAGAAGGCGGGAGCGGCAATGCAGGCACAAGTCAAACTCGGTACGCAAAAGGTTGTCACCTTAGAGTGCGAAAAGGCAATTGCAGCCATAGGGGTTATCCCAAACACGCATGGGTTGGGCTTGGAGAACACTAAGGCAACCCTGGACGAGCGCGGATTTATCGTGACCGACGACTGTTGTCGCACGGCCGAACCGGATTTGTATGCCATAGGGGACGTGGCCGGTCCGCCGTGCCTTGCACACAAAGCCAGCCATGAAGCGGTCATATGCGTTGAGGGAATGGCCGCGTCTGATGGTATCTTGAAAGACAAGCCTCATCCACTCGGGGTACATAACATACCCAGCTGTATATATTCAATTCCGCAGGTTGCCAGTATAGGGCTCACGGAAGAGCAAGCCAGGGCCCAAGGGCTTGACATCAGAGTGGGAATCTCACGCGCAAATTGCAGCGGGAAGGCTATAGTCTCTGGGGCAGTCGATGGTTTTGTGAAGGTCATTATAGACTCTACGTCGGGGGAGTTGCTTGGCGCACATATGGTGGGAGAAGAAGTCACTGAGATGATCAACGGGTACGTGGTGGGCAAAAACCTAGAGGCTACCGACCTAGACCTACTGTCAACAGTGTTCCCACATCCTACGTTGTCGGAGATGATGCACGAAGCCGTGCTGGCCGCGCTTGGTAAACCACTCAACGGCTGACCTCCGTAGACACGTTGCCCCCGCCGATTGGGGCACTAAACACATTGATCTAGTTCCCGTTCGTCGCTTGATCCCCGCATAACCCGCGGTTTAGCTCTCCTATGGGTTGATTATGCAGGCCCATTAGGAAACAGAAGAGGGGGGACGGCTGTATCATCAGCTGCATCACCAGTACCAGTAGCAGCACTAGCCCCAGCAGGTACACCATGGAGGATACTCCATGTGAAGACTCCAGCAATCAGTAAGAATCTAAGTTTAAGCAACATCACCACCACTCCCTTAAAACTTCTAAATCAGCTCTGACTACTCTCACATTCAAACTCATTCACACCCATATCACTGACTCTAGCCTCAGCAGAACCTGCAGTGATGAATAACCATATAAATGTAATCATGGCTGTTACTATGTATCTTGGTCTAATACTCAATCTTCCCCACAACTTGGTACACCCATCAACTTCTACTTACCAGTCCAGTACACAGGGCTTGGCTCTAACTTCCTTAACCTCAGCTAATTCCCTCAATCTCTCTTCCAATCCCAATTCCTTCAGTTCCCTTATTGCAGCTAGCTCTACCAGTGTGTTCTTGAGTGCCTTGTGCTTCTCTTTCTCTTGCTCCAGTTGATGCACTGCGGACAACTTCCCCTTGATTGCTATCTCCTTCTTCTGGAGCTCTCCCCTAACTGCCTCTAGTTGCTTGGAGTCCCTCAGCTTCTTCACCAGCTTCTCTAGACTCTCTTTCTCCTTCTCCCACTCCTGCTTTACCTCCTCCAGTGTCTTGCCTTCAGCTCCGAATTTGTGCAACAGCCACTTCTTCACAAGCTCCAGTTCCGTACCCTTTAATTTCCCTTCCACTTCCTTCATCTTCCTATCTTCTAGTTTCCCTATGCTCACCTCCACCAATGCCTTGAGCTGTGCTATCTCTTCTGATTCTCGGAACTTATTAAGCTCCTCCACCGTCATCTTCTCCCACTCCTTGTCTCCCAGACTCTTCTCTACTCCCTCCTTCAATCCCTTTATTGTTTCTAGTTCTTCTAGCCTGCTCTTGAGATCCTTAAGCTTCACTACTGCCTTTATGCCCTTGAGTCCCAGGCTTGTCACATCCTTCTTTACTTTCTCTACCTCCTCCACCACCACCTTCAACGTCCCTTTCTTGAACAGCGGTATCTTTTCCAGTTCTACCAAACTCTTCTCTACCTTCCCCTTCAGTTCCTCCACCTCCTTCACCAGCTCTCCAAGCTTTTCTATCTCCTGCCCCACTTTCTCTGCTGTTGCCAGCTCCTCCACCTTTATCTTCTCCAACTTCTCTATCTCCACCTCTATCTTCTCCTTTGCCTTCTCCACCTCCTCCAACTTCTCTACGCCCAAAGCTTTTAGTGCTCCTTGCAGCTTCACCCACTTCCCTATCTTTTCCCACTCTTTCTTATCCTGCAGTTCTAGAGTTGTTACCACTGCCTTCCTTGCAGCTTCCACCTCAGTCTCCAGTTTCTTCTCCATCTCCCCTATGCTGTCCTTCACCTTCTGGATCTCCTCAGTCTGCAGCTTCTCAAGTTCTTCTAACCACTTAAGTTCTCCAAGTTCAGCTAGTTTACTTACTTGCTTTTCTAATTCATGTTGTAACTTCACTAACTCATCAGCTCTACTTAGTTCTTGAATAACTAGTCCCTCATCAACTCCTACCATCTCTCCCATCAGGAATGTATCACCATCAGCACTAGGTACTGCACTACCAAGTACTGCACTACTAAATACAGCCCTTACAGGACTAGCTGTTCCTGCTCCTATACTATCTACTACTTCCTTCCTAAACCTCTTCACATCCCCCATAGACATCCTACCCAATGCACTGGATAGTAACTGACCCCTCACTGTATCTAATGTTAGATCTCTACCTAGAAGGGGACTAGGTGGTAATGTAGGTGTGTTGGCAATGCAACACCAAGAAAGTTGGGAGTGCGAGTAGTACACAGAGGTGGTGTGGGAGAGTAGGGACTTGGGTGGTGCCAGAGGGTAGTGACACAGCTGGGAGTGCGAGTAAGAAGTAAGGAGACCTGAGGGTAATGACACAGGTGTGGGCAGCACTTTGACTGTACTTTAAGAACAACATTAGGTGGTTATAGATGGTAGCAAGACCACAGTGGGATGAGCTAAGGAACACCCGACTGTTTGCAGTATCAACATGAGCCTGGGAAGTTGTAGGGCAGGGAGTGATGTGCTGTGTAGGTGACTAGTTGATATGGGTGTGTCAGTGCAACACCAAGAAAGCTGGGAGTGCTAGTTTACCGAATATAGCCATGATGCTGGAACCTAATATCACTCCTGTCATGATTGACCGCTACTTAGCTGCCACAGAGGCCTAAGGCTTTCAGCTTCCTATGCAATGCAGACCTTTCCATCTTAATAAACTCGGCGGTTTTGGACACGCTGCCACCAAACCTTGATAGCTGCGTCCTGAGATAGTGTCTTTCAAACTCTTCTCTCGCCTCCCTTAGAGGCGCAGAAACTATGTTGGTAAACGCGTTATTTATTGGTGAGCCACTGGCAATTTCCGCGGGAAGATCGTTTACTGTTATGATGTCCTTGGAGGATTGCATAATCAAAATCCATTCCAGAACATTGCGCAGCTGACGCAGGTTTCCTGGCCAACTGTATGATTGCATAGCCACTATGGCATCTTCACTAATGGGCCGGGGCAACAATCCCATTTTCCTGCATATGCTACGCATCAAGTACTCGCACACTTCCGGAAGATCCACACAGTACTCTGAAAGAGAAGGAACCCTGATAGGAAAAACACCTAGTCGGTAGTAAAGGTCCTCGCAAAACCTTCCTAGCTTCACCTCCTCTTCAATCGCGCGAGAAGAGGATGCAATGACACGGGTGTCCACAGTAACCGGGCTTTTCCCGTGCTCCCTGTATATTCTACCTTCTTGAAACAGTCGCATCAACCGCATCTGGGCATCATACCGCAGGTTTGTGACCTCATCTATGAACAAAGTACCATGGTTCGCCTGTTCTATGATGCCAACACTGTGGGGTACAACATTGGGCAACGCCTCGCTACCACTTTCACTGCCAAAGATGTTTTCCAAGTAGCTACTTTCGGGCAAAATGGAAGGGCAAAAAGATACAAACGAACTATTGTACCCCCTAAACTTCCGGTGCACGAACCTGGCAACTACCTCCTTTCCAGTACCAGGCGCGCCAGTGATCAGTATCCGACTGCAGGTGGACGCGGCTTTGCTGATCGTACTCCTGAGGTTTTTGATCTGCGGTGAACTCCCCACAATCTCGTAGTCCTCAAAAAGAGATCTGAGCTCGCGGTTCTCCCTTTTCAACCTACCAGACTCAACAGCACGCTTCACCACTAATTTCAGTCTATTCTCAGTAAACGGCTTTTCTATATAGTCGTAAGCACCTATGTGCAAGGACTTCACGGCAGTGGCTATGTTTCCATGGCCGCTAATCACTATGACGGGTAGGTGGGGGTACCTACATCTTAGCTTTTCTAGAACACTGAGCCCGTCAATATCGGACCCCTTCAGCCATATATCTAACAGCACCACATCCGGCTCCCGCTCATAAGCAAGCTTGATAGCTGTTAGTCCATCATGTGATACATTGGTGACGTAGTTATCGTCACTTAAAATATCCTGGACCATAGCCCTGAGATCCGCTTCATCATCTACAATCAGTACTTCTGGCGTATAAAACCTCTTAGCCCTAGACATAAACCCCACACTCTCTCAGATCAGCAAACATTCTACCTGGCACAGTAAAAATACGCTTAACCGGACACGCGCCGACTACCAGGCAAATATCATTAGTCACACCCTAAGATATTTCTACACATGCGTATATTCAATCAAATAATGCAGGATGTCCGAAACTTATTCATAGCATCCACAACATAAGTACATAACATGCCCACCTAAAGGGGACATAGCGCCAGGCACACATTTTTAAAAATTCGACCACATCCTACTTCTTTATGAAAATTTTGTCTGGAATTCGCATGTCAACAACCTTCCACATCAGCAGTTCGCCAGAAGACTTGTACAGCTGAGCCAGGTAATTCCACGCCGCTTGTGGATTATTTTCGGGTAGCCTAACCTGCAATCCGCTGGAAAAGCCAACATCCCAACGCCTGTTTCCTAGCCATGAGAAAGATGATACCATGGTGCTCAGCATTCCCCCGTTGCTGAGCACTTCACGCACGAAATGCAAACCTTCTAGAGCCTCATCTCCATAAATTGACACCAAGTCGTCAAGACGTTCGTCTGAGTTCATAATTACGTGCCCGGTGTTATCAATTATTGAGTTCACCCCATGGTGACGCCAATTGGCAAATGCTGCATACTCCTCAATTGTTATGCGCAATATACCATTGGCCAATTCTCTATGCACAGCAACTTCCTTTACCCAGGGACTGTGAGATTTTATGCGATTCCTTAACGCGCTCAGCGATAGCAAAACTATCGGGCTGTCTCTGTTGACCATACTTAAGATCTCTGATGTGGGAACAGTGCTGTTTCCCCTAATTACAACTTCCTTCGTAGAAAACCCCGTATCAACGAGAGCGCTGGAAACTGTTGCATAGAGACCATCCACCCACAACTTTACACTCCTAAAGTCCGGCACTCCCCAACCAGCAACAAAAACCACTGCACCCACCACAAAAACACGCTTGACCATGCGTACACCTAGAGGCACATCACGAGTTGCGAATGTGTGACAGCCGTTACCCATGGCACTCCTGCACATAAGCCGGCCTACGCTTCATCAGTGCATCAACGTGCTCCCTGCAGCTATCATCACCACACAGCGCGTCTTTTACTATAAAATCCACAACTTGGTCAAAATCCAATCCGCATCTCAACCACAAAATTTCCGGCAGCGCCGAACACGCAGTCATGCCAGGGTGAGTATTGATCTCCAGCAGCTTGAGCGCTTTGTTTGCCTTATCATACCTAAAATCCACTCTAGACACAGTTCTGCACCCCAAACATTGGTACAGCTTCACTGCCCATTCCATGGTCAAGCTATATACGTCATCGGAAAGATTGGCCGGGAATACGTGCCTACATAGCCCTTCCACATACTTTGCGTCATAGCCATACACTCTACCCTCAAACAAGAATTCCATGGTGCCAATTGCCCGACCCAGAAATACGGCGGTGTGTACCTCTTGCCCAGGTATGTACTCCTCCACAAGCATTCTGCCTTCTAGCGCATCGGCATGAACGGAAAGATCGAGATATTCGGATCTGGAGAAAATTGCATGCACCCCAATCGTTGAACCGCCACATATGGGCTTTATCACAAATGGATAGGGCATCACTTCTTTGGCAGATAGCACTTCCTCCTTAGTGAGCACGCTAAACTCCGGGAAGTCTATACCCAGAGACTTAAGCACATGCTTAGTAAGCACTTTGTCCATACCAACTGAAGACGCTGCAACTCGAGAGTGAGTGTAGGCCAACCCAAGTATATCTAACAACCCAGAAGCGCAGCCGTCCTCACCCTGCCCGCCGTGCAATGCATTGTAGACAAGGTCCGGAGCCATAGCCAGCAGCTGATGTGCGGACTCCCTATTCAGATCCACAACAGCCGCACGGTGCCCCAGCCTACCCAAAGCATCCGCAATCCTCTTCCCACCCGCTAGGGATACTTCACGCTCCGGAGATGAGCCACCACACAGCACCGCAATCGACAGCACATCGTCCGCATTACACGCGAGACCAACCGGCATAGAAAGCTCCCCATCCAGCTAAAACCTCCCACCAGAGACGCGCCGCGATAGCACGAACAGCACAGACACGCCAGCCATGGTAAAGCAAAACGCTGTGCTATGCAAGGAAAGCACCTACATTTATCACGCGCACGTTATGGTGATCTATGTAACAATGCATATTCAAAGTAGTCCCAGCAGTCCCTCTCTAGGGTCTTTCCGTACACTTGGTTAATCTCCAGAATACCGCAAGGTGAGGTAACGTTCACTTCTATAAGGTGGCCTCCTAAAATATCAATTCCAGCAAACAATATATCAACGCTGGACAGCAGCATTCCCACATCGTGGCATATTTCACGCTCTCTATCCGAAAGCTCGGTTGCCTCAGGCGTCGCTCCCACTCTGAGGTTGGTTCTGATCTCACCCATAGCGGTAACTTTTCGCCGTACCGCCCCGATGGGTCTGCCGCCCAACAACACTACCCGCTTGTCACTGCTTATGTCATCAATAAACTGCTGCGCAACCAAGGGTGCTTCGTAACGCTCAACCATCGCCGACGATATTGCGCCAACATCAGCCCTGCCGCAGATTCTGCATACACCATTGCCTCCATAATCATACAGTGGCTTGAGCACTATATCTCCATACTCTGCGTAGAAAGCACTTATCTCACTCACACTTTCGGTGATTAAGGTTGGGGGAATAAACTTAGGAAATGACAGCGGCAGTAGCTTCTCCGGGTGGTCTCTAATCGCTTTAGGATTGTTTATCATGAGGATATCCAGCCGCTCAAGCAAGTAAGTTGTGGTCACGTATCGCATATCGAAAGGGGGGTTTTGCCGCACAAACAGCATGTCCAGCTTCCCCAGCGGAAGCCTAGTTTTGTCATGAAAATGTAACGAATCCGCACCCACGCGGACAGAAAACGCCTCAGCAACCAACTCCCCACACACAAATGCGAGGCTGGTTGGCCGGTAAAAAAACACCTCGTGCCCACGACGTTGGGCCTCTTCTACAAGTTTTACTGAAACATCACGCCCAACTACGACGTCTTCATCCATCTGGAAGGCAACTTTGAGCACGAATACCTCACCCTTTAGCGACGCAACTTGCTGTGTTTCAGCCTTACGTAGCTTATTACCTGCTTTACGCCTTTAACCCTTTTACTAATCCCGATTACGGAGTTCAGCTCTTTCTGGCTCTGGGCTATACCCATCAGGTACACAACCCCTCCAACAGTGTTGATGCTGTAGTTTACAGACTTGATCCCCGCATGGGCCACCATACGAGCTTTTATCTGCGCACTGATGGCGCTATCTATAGCAACCTCTTTCAAGGTTACTTCGTCTTTGTCTACTGCAATTTCGTTGACAACCTCTTTAACCTCACTCTGCTGCCACGCCACCCTTTCGGCTTTTAGCCTCTTATCGGGAGAATCAACAGTGCCCGTCAACAGCACCCTCCCTTCGCTGACACGGACGGTAATAGAGGAAAATATGCCATGCTGAAACAGCTCCTTATTAATCTTGATTAAGATTGCGGCATCATCGATAACATCGCCGACAGAACGCTCCTGTAGCGCCACCACAGCCCCAGTCACCACAGCAAGGCCGGCAACCATGAGACTACAGCCAGTCTGGGTACTTATCAAAAGCACCGCCAGTAGCAAGGCCCTGCACCTCATCCCACAATCTACTTTGAGTTAACGCATGATGGACGACTTATAAATAAATCGGAGCCGCATGTAAATATAAATCATACCCATGAGTGAGTAGGTATCGCTTATTAAGCGAAATATTAGCACGACACAACCCCATCCATAGGCGCAAATTTGTATACCAACTGGGTTACAACTAATTAATGGCAAACCCGCGCAAATTTGTAGGGCACCGTGCTACATCAACAGCACCCCGGACAACCTGCGCGGGACATAAGCCTGGCCACCATGAGTGCCTACTAATTCCAGACATTGCTAACTCAATGCCACCAGATACTTGGTCCGTGGGCAAGACGAGGCCGCAAATTGCAGGGCGCCAACTTTTTCATAGCCTTCAGCTAGATTGTGGTAAAGAATATGCTCATCTTCCGGTAATACGGCACATATGAACATATACAGAACTCACGTATGTAATGAATTGGGTGTAGCCCATGTAGGAAACGAGGTAGCCCTCTCAGGATGGGTGTACAGAAAGCGCGACCATGGAGGGCTTTTATTTGTCGACCTCAGAGATTTTTATGGGATCACCCAGCTGATTTTCAATGAGTCTGAAAACCCAGAATTGTTTAATCGCATGGCCACTATAGGGCTTGAGAGCGTTATTACGGTCAGGGGCATTGTGGCAGAGAGGAGCGAGGATAATGTCAACGCATCAATAGAAACCGGGCACGTGGAAGTCAAGGTCAGCACCCTAACCGTGGTCTCAGAAGCGGCCCCCTTGCCATTACACGTACCAACAAGCTTTAGCTATCCGGAAGATATAAGGCTGCAGCACAGGTTTTTAGATCTGAGGTGCGACAAAGTAAAAAACAGCATACTGCTCAGATCAATGGTCGTATCAGAGCTGAGAAGAGCCATGGAAGCCCTGGGATTCATTGAGGTGCACACTCCCATTTTGACCTCATCTTCCCCGGAAGGCGCAAGAGATTATATAGTTCCAAGCAGGACCCACGCTGGTAAGTTTTATGCTCTACCGCAGGCCCCGCAAATCTTCAAGCAACTGCTTATGGTAGGTGGGTTTGATAAATACTTCCAAATTGCACCCTGTTTCCGCGACGAAGATTCTAGAGCAGACAGATCACCCGGGGAGTTTTATCAGCTAGACATGGAAATGTCTTTCGTCACCCAGGAGGATGTCTTCGCGGCGATTGAGCCGGTGCTGTATGGCCTATTCGCTAAATTTGCTGGTGCCGACAAGAAAGTTGACAGGCAATTTCCAAGAATTACTTACCGCGATTCTATGATACGTTACGGGTCAGACAAACCAGACCTTAGAAATCCGATAGTAATTTCCGATGTGACTGAAATCTT of the Anaplasma centrale str. Israel genome contains:
- the lpdA gene encoding dihydrolipoyl dehydrogenase; the encoded protein is MESCDVVVVGSGPGGYIAAIRAAQLGYSVTVIEKEESLGGVCLNWGCIPTKSLLKSAEIYSTLLKADSFGVTVSGNVSVDISKVVARSREAVSKLGHGVAGLMKKHGIRVLMGFAQVLGGGKVAIAQEGEPLTLTAKHIILATGASARPVPGLDEKMLWMARDAMLPKCLPKSLLIIGSGAIGIEFASFYSHMGSKVTIVEMQDRILPLEDKTVSESMQKILQAQGIEILTGGSVCSLKKAGAAMQAQVKLGTQKVVTLECEKAIAAIGVIPNTHGLGLENTKATLDERGFIVTDDCCRTAEPDLYAIGDVAGPPCLAHKASHEAVICVEGMAASDGILKDKPHPLGVHNIPSCIYSIPQVASIGLTEEQARAQGLDIRVGISRANCSGKAIVSGAVDGFVKVIIDSTSGELLGAHMVGEEVTEMINGYVVGKNLEATDLDLLSTVFPHPTLSEMMHEAVLAALGKPLNG
- a CDS encoding sigma-54-dependent transcriptional regulator; the protein is MSRAKRFYTPEVLIVDDEADLRAMVQDILSDDNYVTNVSHDGLTAIKLAYEREPDVVLLDIWLKGSDIDGLSVLEKLRCRYPHLPVIVISGHGNIATAVKSLHIGAYDYIEKPFTENRLKLVVKRAVESGRLKRENRELRSLFEDYEIVGSSPQIKNLRSTISKAASTCSRILITGAPGTGKEVVARFVHRKFRGYNSSFVSFCPSILPESSYLENIFGSESGSEALPNVVPHSVGIIEQANHGTLFIDEVTNLRYDAQMRLMRLFQEGRIYREHGKSPVTVDTRVIASSSRAIEEEVKLGRFCEDLYYRLGVFPIRVPSLSEYCVDLPEVCEYLMRSICRKMGLLPRPISEDAIVAMQSYSWPGNLRQLRNVLEWILIMQSSKDIITVNDLPAEIASGSPINNAFTNIVSAPLREAREEFERHYLRTQLSRFGGSVSKTAEFIKMERSALHRKLKALGLCGS
- a CDS encoding cell division protein FtsQ/DivIB, which translates into the protein MVKRVFVVGAVVFVAGWGVPDFRSVKLWVDGLYATVSSALVDTGFSTKEVVIRGNSTVPTSEILSMVNRDSPIVLLSLSALRNRIKSHSPWVKEVAVHRELANGILRITIEEYAAFANWRHHGVNSIIDNTGHVIMNSDERLDDLVSIYGDEALEGLHFVREVLSNGGMLSTMVSSFSWLGNRRWDVGFSSGLQVRLPENNPQAAWNYLAQLYKSSGELLMWKVVDMRIPDKIFIKK
- a CDS encoding D-alanine--D-alanine ligase codes for the protein MPVGLACNADDVLSIAVLCGGSSPEREVSLAGGKRIADALGRLGHRAAVVDLNRESAHQLLAMAPDLVYNALHGGQGEDGCASGLLDILGLAYTHSRVAASSVGMDKVLTKHVLKSLGIDFPEFSVLTKEEVLSAKEVMPYPFVIKPICGGSTIGVHAIFSRSEYLDLSVHADALEGRMLVEEYIPGQEVHTAVFLGRAIGTMEFLFEGRVYGYDAKYVEGLCRHVFPANLSDDVYSLTMEWAVKLYQCLGCRTVSRVDFRYDKANKALKLLEINTHPGMTACSALPEILWLRCGLDFDQVVDFIVKDALCGDDSCREHVDALMKRRPAYVQECHG
- the gshB gene encoding glutathione synthase, producing the protein MLKVAFQMDEDVVVGRDVSVKLVEEAQRRGHEVFFYRPTSLAFVCGELVAEAFSVRVGADSLHFHDKTRLPLGKLDMLFVRQNPPFDMRYVTTTYLLERLDILMINNPKAIRDHPEKLLPLSFPKFIPPTLITESVSEISAFYAEYGDIVLKPLYDYGGNGVCRICGRADVGAISSAMVERYEAPLVAQQFIDDISSDKRVVLLGGRPIGAVRRKVTAMGEIRTNLRVGATPEATELSDREREICHDVGMLLSSVDILFAGIDILGGHLIEVNVTSPCGILEINQVYGKTLERDCWDYFEYALLHRSP
- a CDS encoding BON domain-containing protein, whose amino-acid sequence is MRCRALLLAVLLISTQTGCSLMVAGLAVVTGAVVALQERSVGDVIDDAAILIKINKELFQHGIFSSITVRVSEGRVLLTGTVDSPDKRLKAERVAWQQSEVKEVVNEIAVDKDEVTLKEVAIDSAISAQIKARMVAHAGIKSVNYSINTVGGVVYLMGIAQSQKELNSVIGISKRVKGVKQVISYVRLKHSKLRR
- the aspS gene encoding aspartate--tRNA ligase, with translation MNIYRTHVCNELGVAHVGNEVALSGWVYRKRDHGGLLFVDLRDFYGITQLIFNESENPELFNRMATIGLESVITVRGIVAERSEDNVNASIETGHVEVKVSTLTVVSEAAPLPLHVPTSFSYPEDIRLQHRFLDLRCDKVKNSILLRSMVVSELRRAMEALGFIEVHTPILTSSSPEGARDYIVPSRTHAGKFYALPQAPQIFKQLLMVGGFDKYFQIAPCFRDEDSRADRSPGEFYQLDMEMSFVTQEDVFAAIEPVLYGLFAKFAGADKKVDRQFPRITYRDSMIRYGSDKPDLRNPIVISDVTEIFRNSGFRTFQAGVEAGEVVRAIPAPNTSGKPRSFFDDKIERAKEFGARGLGYVTYEADGTAKGPIAKFLSEDELARIRSAAGVDNGDSVFFMSDTADKAADFAGKIRELLGLELGLIEHDTFKFCWIVDFPYFKCEDGKLDFCHNPFSMPQGEMEALEQQNPLDIIAYQYDIVCNGIEISSGAIRNHRLDVMYKAFSMVGYDEQTVNSKFGALVRAFKFGAPPHGGLAPGIDRIVMLLADAPNIREVICFPLNQTGEDLLMGAPSEVSPAHLQELSIALNIKRK